The Aminiphilus circumscriptus DSM 16581 genome contains a region encoding:
- a CDS encoding triphosphoribosyl-dephospho-CoA synthase produces the protein MPADALFGFLAAAATLWEVYAAPKPGLVDRFSSGAHKDMDFDLFVTSARSLAPQWREQARVGLEAVPPEKALTRLRENGLFMEKTMFSATGGINTHKGLIFILSLLLYGGGRCVAQKTPPAAVPLCHIASLPVRGCVAKELAPLRSSLPPRPLTHGEKLYLEHGVTGIRGEAEAGFPSLLHHGLPALKDALQRGSSFNDAALHCLLHLMLVGEDSNVMHRKGFLFWMEEYKQIVLDVLEQGSVFTTEGRSRLYSLDERFSSEGISPGGAADLLAATVFLHWCEETGSRFFE, from the coding sequence ATGCCCGCAGACGCACTTTTCGGATTTCTCGCCGCCGCCGCCACCCTTTGGGAAGTTTACGCAGCGCCGAAGCCAGGCCTTGTGGATCGTTTTTCCTCGGGAGCCCACAAGGACATGGATTTCGACCTCTTCGTAACGAGCGCCCGGTCTCTCGCGCCTCAATGGCGGGAACAGGCCCGGGTGGGTCTGGAGGCCGTCCCTCCCGAAAAAGCGCTCACCCGCCTCCGGGAAAACGGTCTTTTCATGGAGAAAACCATGTTCTCCGCAACGGGAGGTATCAACACCCACAAGGGCTTGATCTTCATTCTCTCCCTGCTCCTGTACGGCGGAGGACGGTGTGTGGCACAGAAAACCCCACCCGCGGCAGTGCCCCTCTGCCACATCGCTTCTCTACCCGTCCGGGGATGCGTGGCCAAAGAACTCGCACCGTTGCGCTCATCCCTCCCGCCGAGACCCCTGACCCATGGAGAGAAACTCTACCTGGAGCACGGCGTCACCGGCATCCGAGGCGAAGCCGAGGCAGGATTTCCCTCGTTGCTTCACCATGGCCTTCCCGCCCTGAAAGATGCGTTGCAAAGAGGAAGTTCCTTCAACGACGCAGCCCTACACTGCCTGCTTCACCTCATGCTCGTCGGCGAGGACAGCAACGTCATGCATCGAAAAGGGTTTCTCTTCTGGATGGAAGAATACAAACAGATCGTTCTGGACGTGCTCGAACAGGGAAGCGTCTTCACCACCGAGGGACGAAGCAGGTTATACTCCCTTGACGAACGGTTCTCCTCCGAAGGGATCAGCCCGGGAGGTGCGGCGGACCTTCTCGCGGCAACAGTGTTTCTCCACTGGTGCGAGGAAACTGGAAGCCGGTTTTTCGAATGA
- a CDS encoding radical SAM protein: MRRIPFFLPMRGCPSRCVYCDQREITGVEPPSPRDVAETIFTRSRGISSEKGQKTTSPEPFEVCFFGGSFTCLPRSLLREYLQSFRKAPPGSLLRFSTHPRCLDDASLLEELETYPISVAELGAASLDARVLAASHRNHDGETVLSGIEKLRAHRIPVGVQLMLGLPEQNLSSVLEDLRRLATLSDPRQLPLRLYPCLVLAGTELERCFRQGRYEPLSVEDAAIQGGRWLLHAKKLGFPVLRIGLQETISLRKSVVAGPYHPALGELVRGSALALELAETNPRGPWGVPAAQRSLLTGHGGWGIRLLSRITGAEPVEVLRLLFWTGGVKNRRGSDVSKNMPGDKDNEAPGAKVDEERNVP; this comes from the coding sequence ATGCGGCGGATTCCTTTTTTTCTTCCAATGAGAGGGTGCCCTTCCCGCTGCGTCTACTGCGATCAACGGGAAATCACCGGAGTGGAACCGCCCTCTCCTCGGGATGTCGCAGAAACCATTTTCACCCGCAGCAGAGGCATCTCCTCGGAAAAAGGGCAGAAAACGACATCTCCCGAGCCGTTCGAAGTCTGCTTCTTCGGGGGCAGTTTCACCTGCCTTCCCAGATCTCTTCTTCGAGAATACCTGCAGTCCTTCCGAAAAGCTCCTCCGGGAAGCCTGCTCCGTTTCTCCACACATCCCCGCTGTCTTGACGACGCCTCTCTTCTGGAAGAATTGGAAACCTATCCGATCTCAGTGGCAGAACTCGGGGCCGCTTCGCTCGATGCAAGGGTCCTCGCCGCATCACACCGGAATCACGACGGAGAAACAGTTCTTTCGGGCATCGAAAAACTGCGTGCCCACCGCATACCCGTCGGAGTCCAACTTATGCTGGGTCTTCCGGAGCAAAACCTTTCCTCGGTGCTGGAAGACCTCCGCCGCCTCGCAACCCTCTCGGACCCCCGGCAACTTCCGTTGCGCCTGTATCCCTGTCTCGTTCTTGCCGGTACGGAATTGGAACGGTGCTTTCGCCAGGGACGATACGAACCGCTCTCCGTGGAGGACGCGGCAATACAGGGGGGCCGATGGCTTCTGCATGCGAAAAAACTCGGTTTTCCCGTTCTGCGTATCGGACTCCAGGAAACAATTTCCCTACGAAAGTCCGTTGTCGCCGGCCCCTACCACCCAGCCTTGGGTGAACTGGTTCGAGGTTCGGCCCTGGCACTGGAGCTTGCCGAAACAAACCCCCGAGGTCCCTGGGGCGTTCCCGCAGCACAGCGATCCCTGCTCACGGGACACGGCGGATGGGGAATACGCCTTCTCTCCCGCATCACCGGCGCGGAACCCGTCGAGGTGCTCCGTCTTCTTTTCTGGACTGGAGGTGTGAAAAACCGGAGAGGAAGCGACGTCTCGAAAAACATGCCCGGCGACAAAGACAACGAGGCGCCTGGAGCGAAGGTGGACGAAGAGAGGAACGTACCTTGA
- a CDS encoding MATE family efflux transporter: protein MIGFSRNKGLDMGFGPVGRTLLRLALPSMASMLFHTLFYLVDTIFIAWLGGVPLAAASLTSPLLFISFALTNGMAVGCTALVSRNLGANDLASARTTARAGLILTLLLSLTTMPLLYRPFSDIFFAALGGEDIVLEECYRYNYWILLGMPFMAYSILADSTFRSQGNTMVPLVSMVLGNGLNALLDPLFMFAFGWGIAGASLATLMGRIVSILYVAAALRRSSDIPLPLFPLWEPTFAATWRRIIAVGLPVSLSQSSMSLGMAGVNKVLSTFGADAIGAWMLGNRIEGLAFLPVFGINAALIPFVGYNLGKGDLGRIKEGVHLAATTNTIMMLVVGTLIFACPYPLLALFRPDPDVAAMAAASIRASVTGYVFTALDITYNGFFQGIGYTFFGMTVQIVRTLVVRAPAAYLFAMLWGIDGVWWCQPLSSLVSFVLSLVFLSIAQKRIEKLDAPSS, encoded by the coding sequence GTGATCGGGTTTTCCCGAAACAAAGGCCTGGACATGGGTTTCGGTCCTGTGGGCAGGACTCTGTTGCGCCTTGCCCTTCCCTCCATGGCATCCATGCTCTTTCATACCCTTTTCTATCTTGTTGACACGATTTTCATCGCCTGGCTCGGCGGAGTCCCCCTTGCCGCGGCATCCCTCACCTCTCCTCTTCTGTTCATCTCTTTTGCTCTTACCAACGGCATGGCCGTGGGATGCACGGCCCTCGTGAGCCGAAATCTGGGGGCGAACGATCTTGCAAGCGCCCGTACCACCGCACGGGCAGGACTCATCCTCACGCTTCTCCTCTCTCTGACGACCATGCCCCTTCTCTACAGGCCTTTTTCGGATATCTTCTTCGCGGCCCTCGGCGGCGAGGACATAGTCCTGGAAGAGTGCTACCGCTACAACTACTGGATTCTTCTCGGCATGCCCTTCATGGCCTATTCCATCCTCGCGGACAGCACCTTCCGCAGCCAGGGCAACACGATGGTTCCTCTGGTGAGCATGGTCCTCGGCAACGGGCTCAACGCTCTGCTGGATCCGTTGTTCATGTTCGCCTTCGGCTGGGGTATCGCGGGGGCGAGCCTCGCAACTCTCATGGGCCGCATCGTCTCGATCCTCTACGTCGCCGCCGCACTGCGCAGGTCAAGCGACATCCCCCTTCCTCTTTTCCCCCTTTGGGAACCGACCTTTGCCGCTACCTGGAGGCGTATCATCGCTGTGGGACTTCCCGTTTCTCTCTCCCAGAGCAGCATGTCCCTCGGCATGGCTGGCGTGAACAAGGTTCTCTCCACGTTCGGGGCCGACGCAATAGGCGCCTGGATGCTCGGGAACCGCATCGAGGGACTGGCTTTTCTGCCCGTCTTCGGCATCAATGCCGCACTGATCCCCTTTGTGGGATACAATCTCGGCAAAGGCGACCTCGGACGGATAAAGGAAGGCGTCCACCTGGCAGCGACGACCAACACGATCATGATGCTCGTCGTGGGAACACTCATCTTCGCGTGTCCCTATCCCCTGCTTGCCCTCTTCCGCCCCGATCCGGACGTCGCCGCCATGGCGGCGGCTTCCATTCGCGCCTCGGTAACAGGCTACGTCTTCACCGCGCTGGACATTACCTACAACGGCTTCTTTCAGGGGATAGGGTACACGTTCTTCGGAATGACAGTCCAGATTGTGAGGACCCTCGTCGTTCGAGCCCCTGCGGCATATCTCTTCGCGATGCTCTGGGGCATCGACGGTGTCTGGTGGTGCCAGCCTCTCTCATCGCTTGTCTCCTTTGTGCTCTCCCTGGTCTTTCTCTCCATCGCACAAAAACGAATAGAAAAACTCGATGCCCCTTCGTCTTGA
- a CDS encoding MurR/RpiR family transcriptional regulator, which produces MDRSHLQALMQEKMEQMPTKARRAVAYLLSNMREAAFRSIGEVADELEVSKAQLVRVARMLGFAGYAELKDALQEAILEQVNPAAMLAKSMDREESLYETILRMEHANLDDTWTQLNQEKILAFCRLIRKARDIYCLGWGISSLVTESLYIRLRVMGLGGHSLRRGSLTLIEQARSVGPEDLLVVCELPSYVVEVTETVAICRKKGTSVISITDSPAAPVCKESELTLFVSAASPTFGSSIIGPLFLVHVLTSALAISLGEQAKKALEEQTAFLYDTRIFHPIFGLKY; this is translated from the coding sequence ATGGATCGCTCGCATCTCCAGGCGCTGATGCAGGAAAAAATGGAACAGATGCCCACCAAGGCAAGGCGAGCCGTAGCCTATCTCCTCAGCAACATGAGGGAGGCTGCATTTCGCTCCATCGGCGAAGTGGCGGACGAACTGGAAGTGTCCAAGGCACAGCTGGTACGCGTGGCACGCATGCTCGGGTTCGCCGGCTATGCGGAACTCAAGGACGCGCTGCAAGAAGCCATTCTCGAGCAGGTGAATCCCGCAGCGATGCTCGCGAAATCCATGGACAGGGAAGAAAGCCTTTACGAGACCATTCTTCGCATGGAGCATGCCAATTTGGATGACACCTGGACCCAGCTCAACCAGGAAAAAATCCTCGCCTTCTGTCGCCTGATCCGCAAGGCGCGCGATATCTACTGCCTCGGCTGGGGCATCTCTTCTCTCGTCACGGAATCTCTCTATATACGCCTCCGCGTCATGGGACTCGGCGGACATTCCCTTCGGCGGGGCTCCCTCACGCTCATCGAACAGGCCCGCTCCGTCGGGCCTGAGGATCTCCTCGTGGTCTGCGAACTGCCCAGTTATGTGGTTGAAGTCACCGAAACCGTCGCGATCTGCCGAAAAAAAGGCACCTCGGTGATCAGCATTACCGACAGTCCCGCCGCTCCCGTCTGCAAGGAGAGTGAACTCACCCTCTTCGTAAGCGCCGCGAGCCCGACCTTCGGAAGCAGCATCATCGGACCGCTCTTCCTCGTACACGTCCTCACCTCGGCCCTCGCCATCAGCCTGGGGGAACAGGCGAAAAAGGCACTGGAGGAGCAGACGGCCTTTCTGTATGACACGCGCATTTTCCATCCCATCTTCGGTCTCAAATACTGA
- a CDS encoding metal-dependent hydrolase, whose product MQITFLGHAAFYVKSEGLSGLIDPFLSGNPKAAWTADSAKDVNYIFLTHGHGDHLGDTVAIAKRTGATVITNFELAAYLERQGVATHAMHIGGRTTFPFGRVKLTPAWHGSGIAHGDTVLYGGTPAGFLLELEGRKLYHAGDTGLTMEMQLLGDEGIDVALLPIGGNYVMDVEDAARAVGLLRPKITVPMHYDTFPLISADPEHFASLLRGKTEVRILDPGEALTL is encoded by the coding sequence ATGCAAATAACGTTTCTCGGACATGCCGCGTTTTACGTGAAGAGTGAAGGGCTCTCGGGTCTCATCGATCCCTTTCTCTCGGGAAATCCAAAGGCCGCATGGACGGCGGACTCCGCGAAGGACGTGAACTACATTTTTCTCACCCACGGTCACGGGGACCATCTCGGTGATACCGTGGCCATAGCGAAACGCACCGGGGCTACGGTGATCACGAACTTCGAACTCGCAGCCTATCTTGAGCGACAAGGAGTCGCCACCCACGCCATGCACATCGGTGGTCGGACCACCTTTCCCTTCGGCAGAGTGAAGCTGACACCGGCATGGCACGGCTCGGGCATTGCCCACGGCGATACCGTGCTCTACGGGGGAACTCCCGCGGGCTTTCTCTTGGAACTCGAGGGCAGGAAACTCTACCATGCGGGCGATACGGGGCTTACCATGGAAATGCAACTCCTGGGCGACGAAGGAATCGATGTGGCGCTGCTTCCCATCGGAGGGAACTACGTCATGGACGTGGAGGACGCCGCGAGGGCCGTGGGGTTGCTGCGTCCCAAAATCACCGTTCCCATGCATTACGATACCTTCCCGCTCATTTCTGCCGACCCGGAGCATTTTGCCTCCCTTTTGCGGGGGAAAACGGAGGTGCGGATTCTCGACCCCGGTGAAGCGCTCACCCTTTGA
- the aspS gene encoding aspartate--tRNA ligase has translation MERRFFDATWKRTVYCGEVGSRHEGTEVCLNGWLRRRRDLGGIIFIELWDHTGIVQIVFNPEEQEAIHDLAGELRNEYVLAVRGVVRARPAGTENSSIPTGFHEVAVSDFLLLSPSRALPFDMNDVDKVDENLRLRYRYLDLRRPRLQQNLRVRHRIALFTRNFLSNEGFLEVETPMLTKSTPEGARDYLVPSRVNPGMFYALPQSPQIFKQILMVGGCDRYYQIVKCFRDEDLRADRQPEFTQIDIEMSFITEEDIQSLMEKFMQGLFKDILGEELLLPFPRMTWREAMESYGSDKPDLRVSAKLVDLHDVFADSGMEAFRTLLTEGGSVRGLPFIGGAALSRKEFADLEARAKALGAAGLAVFQVKEGTLKGPLVKFLDEAAQKRLLVAGQIGEGDALLVVADKDWRKACGILGTLRLELARERNLVEEGWRFLWVTEFPLLERDEEENRWVAVHHPFTSPNMEDLGLLESDPGNVRSRAYDMVLNGNEVGGGSIRIHDSEVQQKLFSALAFTPQDAEERFGFLLDALRSGTPPHGGIAFGLDRLAMLLCGGRSIRDVMAFPKTQKAQCLMSGAPGPVEDRQLAELHVTRALSSKE, from the coding sequence ATGGAGCGGCGGTTTTTCGATGCGACATGGAAACGAACGGTCTATTGCGGGGAAGTCGGCTCACGTCACGAAGGAACAGAAGTGTGTCTCAACGGATGGCTTCGTCGCCGCCGTGATCTGGGGGGCATCATCTTCATCGAGTTGTGGGATCATACGGGAATTGTCCAGATCGTGTTCAACCCCGAGGAACAGGAAGCGATCCATGACTTGGCGGGAGAACTGCGGAACGAGTACGTGCTCGCTGTCCGGGGCGTGGTCCGCGCCAGACCCGCTGGAACGGAAAACTCCTCGATTCCCACAGGATTTCACGAGGTCGCGGTTTCGGATTTTCTGCTCCTCTCCCCGAGCCGTGCCCTTCCCTTCGACATGAACGATGTGGACAAGGTGGACGAAAACCTCCGTCTCCGCTACAGATATCTGGATTTGCGGCGCCCCAGGTTGCAACAGAATCTCCGGGTCCGCCACCGGATCGCCCTGTTTACGAGAAACTTTCTCTCCAACGAGGGCTTCCTCGAAGTGGAGACGCCCATGTTGACCAAATCCACGCCCGAGGGCGCTCGGGACTATCTTGTTCCCAGTCGGGTCAACCCGGGGATGTTCTATGCTCTTCCCCAATCTCCCCAGATCTTCAAGCAGATTCTCATGGTTGGTGGCTGCGACCGCTACTACCAGATCGTGAAATGCTTCCGCGACGAGGATCTTCGTGCGGATAGACAGCCTGAATTCACCCAGATCGACATCGAGATGAGCTTCATTACCGAAGAGGACATTCAGTCCCTTATGGAAAAGTTCATGCAGGGACTTTTCAAGGACATTCTCGGCGAGGAGCTTTTGTTGCCTTTTCCCAGGATGACCTGGAGAGAGGCGATGGAGTCTTACGGAAGCGACAAGCCGGATCTTCGCGTTTCCGCAAAACTTGTGGATCTTCACGATGTCTTCGCCGACTCAGGAATGGAGGCGTTCCGCACCCTCCTCACCGAGGGGGGAAGTGTCCGCGGATTGCCCTTTATCGGCGGAGCGGCGCTGTCGCGAAAGGAGTTCGCCGATCTGGAGGCGAGAGCCAAAGCCCTCGGTGCGGCGGGTTTGGCGGTTTTTCAGGTCAAGGAAGGTACTCTCAAGGGACCTCTTGTCAAATTCCTGGACGAGGCGGCTCAGAAGCGACTCCTTGTCGCGGGGCAAATCGGCGAGGGTGATGCGCTCCTCGTCGTGGCGGACAAGGACTGGCGGAAAGCCTGTGGCATCCTCGGCACGCTGCGGCTCGAACTCGCTCGGGAACGGAACCTTGTCGAGGAAGGATGGCGCTTTCTCTGGGTCACGGAATTTCCCCTTCTCGAACGGGACGAGGAAGAGAATCGGTGGGTTGCCGTGCACCATCCCTTCACCTCGCCGAACATGGAGGATCTCGGGCTCCTGGAGAGCGATCCCGGCAATGTGCGTTCCCGGGCCTACGACATGGTCCTCAATGGCAACGAGGTGGGGGGAGGTTCCATACGCATCCACGATTCGGAGGTGCAGCAGAAACTCTTCAGCGCCCTGGCCTTCACGCCTCAGGATGCGGAGGAGCGCTTCGGCTTCCTTCTCGATGCGCTGCGAAGCGGAACACCGCCGCACGGAGGCATCGCCTTCGGGTTGGATCGCCTGGCCATGTTGCTCTGTGGCGGGCGATCCATACGGGATGTCATGGCCTTTCCAAAGACACAGAAGGCTCAGTGTCTCATGTCCGGAGCACCGGGCCCGGTGGAGGATCGCCAGCTGGCGGAACTTCATGTGACGAGAGCGCTTTCCTCAAAGGAATAA
- the hisS gene encoding histidine--tRNA ligase: MESIKAPRGVRDILPEESWKWAFVLDVARRTAEDFGYAEVHLPVFEHTELFSRGIGETTDVVEKEMYTFQDRAERSLTLRPEATASMVRSYLEHGMHRGVQPVKLWCAGPMFRYERPQKGRYRQFWQLDVEAIGASDPFVDVEIVALSLELYRRLGLSNLEVKINSVGCPECRPTYRKTLRSFLEPRLSELCDTCRGRFDRNPLRILDCKNPQCAAIAEQSPSVVESLCGECGTHFGLLQRGLEEIGASFSLDKRLVRGLDYYTKTAYEVLSGDLGSQNAVCGGGRYDNLAEAIGGPHVPGVGFASGIERIVLTMEQQGCFTGSAPHPAVFVVCPDEEARPEAFALLHLLRQSGVSADMDFTGKGMKAQLKVAAGKGALLACILGSEELRASRMAVKDLESGEQHLYAREEGVASIRSLLSNKGISRKDG; this comes from the coding sequence ATGGAGAGCATCAAGGCGCCCCGTGGAGTTCGGGACATCCTTCCCGAAGAGTCGTGGAAATGGGCGTTTGTCCTGGATGTCGCCCGTCGAACCGCCGAGGATTTCGGCTACGCGGAAGTTCATCTTCCCGTGTTCGAGCACACGGAACTCTTTTCCCGGGGGATCGGCGAGACGACGGATGTGGTGGAAAAGGAGATGTACACGTTCCAGGATCGAGCGGAACGGAGCCTTACTCTCCGCCCCGAGGCCACGGCCTCCATGGTTCGTTCCTATCTCGAACACGGCATGCACCGGGGAGTGCAGCCCGTCAAGCTGTGGTGTGCCGGTCCCATGTTCCGCTACGAGCGTCCTCAGAAAGGGCGCTACCGTCAGTTCTGGCAGCTTGACGTGGAGGCGATTGGTGCGTCGGATCCCTTCGTCGATGTGGAGATCGTTGCCCTTTCTTTGGAACTGTATCGGCGTCTTGGGCTCTCCAATCTCGAAGTGAAGATCAATTCCGTGGGGTGTCCAGAATGTCGTCCCACCTATCGAAAGACGCTGCGGAGCTTTCTCGAACCCCGCTTGAGCGAGCTGTGCGATACTTGCCGAGGCCGGTTCGACAGGAATCCTCTTCGCATTTTGGATTGCAAGAACCCCCAGTGTGCGGCCATCGCGGAGCAATCGCCATCGGTGGTGGAAAGTCTCTGCGGGGAGTGCGGTACTCATTTCGGGCTTCTGCAGCGTGGGCTCGAAGAAATCGGAGCGAGTTTCTCCCTGGACAAGCGCTTGGTGCGGGGGCTCGACTACTACACGAAGACCGCCTATGAAGTGCTCTCGGGGGATCTGGGATCCCAGAACGCCGTGTGCGGCGGAGGACGTTACGACAATCTCGCCGAGGCCATAGGCGGACCACATGTGCCGGGTGTCGGTTTTGCCTCGGGCATCGAAAGGATTGTTCTGACCATGGAACAGCAGGGATGCTTTACGGGCTCGGCTCCCCACCCGGCTGTCTTCGTGGTCTGTCCCGACGAAGAGGCACGCCCGGAGGCGTTCGCGTTGCTGCATCTTCTGCGGCAGTCCGGTGTCTCTGCGGACATGGACTTCACCGGGAAGGGAATGAAAGCGCAATTGAAGGTTGCGGCGGGCAAGGGGGCGCTCCTGGCCTGCATTCTCGGCAGCGAGGAGCTGCGTGCTTCCCGGATGGCCGTCAAGGATCTCGAAAGCGGGGAGCAGCATCTGTACGCTCGAGAAGAAGGAGTCGCATCGATTCGCAGTCTCCTCTCGAACAAGGGTATTTCCCGGAAAGACGGCTGA
- a CDS encoding stage V sporulation protein S, which translates to MEVLKVSANSQPKAVAGAIAAVLREQGGVEVQAVGAGAVNQAVKSISIARGYVAPNGIDMICIPAFAKIEIDGEERTAIKFQVEPR; encoded by the coding sequence ATGGAGGTCCTGAAGGTATCCGCGAACTCGCAACCCAAGGCTGTGGCGGGTGCTATTGCCGCAGTCCTTCGGGAACAAGGGGGCGTCGAGGTGCAGGCCGTCGGTGCCGGGGCGGTGAATCAGGCGGTGAAATCCATTTCCATCGCCAGAGGGTACGTGGCGCCCAACGGTATCGACATGATCTGCATACCTGCTTTCGCCAAGATCGAGATTGACGGCGAGGAACGCACCGCTATCAAATTTCAGGTGGAACCCCGCTAA
- a CDS encoding avidin/streptavidin family protein produces the protein MKKSLFAVCTAVALLALFAGASLAAATIPNFSGKWTWKNEAGDTFTINLTQKNDIIKGSHEATAENGAKVDSSNGEISIYGKYVDGAFLVEFRSFVSDTKGRAMMRLEDKGKVLLWQLVNYPEGEYYIPQGNVYMKKVAK, from the coding sequence ATGAAGAAGTCTCTTTTTGCAGTATGCACCGCTGTCGCTCTTCTGGCTCTCTTCGCCGGCGCGTCTCTGGCGGCGGCGACCATTCCGAATTTCTCCGGGAAATGGACGTGGAAAAACGAGGCGGGGGACACCTTCACCATCAATCTGACGCAGAAGAATGACATCATCAAGGGGTCCCATGAGGCCACCGCCGAAAATGGGGCCAAGGTGGACTCCAGCAATGGCGAGATCAGCATCTACGGGAAATACGTGGATGGAGCCTTTCTTGTGGAGTTCCGGAGTTTTGTCAGCGACACCAAGGGGCGGGCCATGATGCGGTTGGAGGACAAGGGAAAGGTCCTTCTCTGGCAGCTCGTGAATTATCCCGAGGGCGAATACTATATCCCTCAGGGCAACGTGTACATGAAGAAGGTGGCGAAGTAG